The genomic DNA CAGTTGTTGTTATTAACAAGGTAGACAAGCCAAACTGTCGTCCAGAGGAAGTATATGAGATGGTATTCGATCTCATGTGCGACCTCAACGCTACAGAAGATCAGTTGAACTTCCCAGTTGTCTATGGTTCAGCTAAGAATGGCTGGATGAGTGAGGATTGGAAGAAGCCAACAGATAATATTGAATATCTGCTCGACCTCATTATTGAGGCTATCCCTGCTCCTAAGCAGATTGAAGGAACACCACAGATGCTGATTACATCTTTGGACTATTCAAGCTACACCGGACGTATCGCCGTTGGTCGTGTACACCGTGGAACATTGAAAGATGGACAGAATATTACAATCTGTCACCGCGACGGAACACAGGAACGCACTAAGATTAAAGAGCTTCATACCTTCGAGGGTATGGGACATAAGAAGACAGATGCTGTAGATTCAGGTGATATCTGTGCTGTAATCGGCTTAGAAAAGTTTGAAATTGGCGACACCATAGCTGACTTTGAGAACCCAGAGCCACTGCCACCTATCGCTGTTGACGAACCAACAATGAGTATGCTCTTCACCATCAACGACTCTCCTTTCTTTGGTAAGGAAGGTAAGTTCTGTACCTCTCGCCACATCAGCGAACGACTGAACAAGGAACTTGAGAAGAACCTTGCACTGCGTGTACGCCCAATGGAGGATTCAATGGACAAGTGGATTGTTAGTGGTCGTGGTGTACTTCACCTCTCCGTCCTCATTGAGACAATGCGTCGCGAGGGTTATGAGTTGCAAGTTGGTCAGCCACAGGTTATCTATAAGGAGATTGACGGGCAGAAGTGTGAGCCTATCGAGGAACTGACAATCAATGTTCCAACTGACTTTTCAAGTAAGATGATTGATATGGTGACTCGTCGTAAGGGTGATCTTCTCGGTATGGATGCTGAGGGTGAGCGTGTGAACATCACCTTTGAAATACCATCACGTGGTATCATTGGTCTGCGTACCAACGTCTTAACAGCCAGCCAGGGTGAAGCTATCATGGCACACCGTTTCAAAGATTATCAACCATTCAAGGGCGAAATCGTACGTCGTACAAATGGTTCAATGATTGCATTGGAAGCTGGTACTGCCTACGCATACGCTATCGATAAGTTGCAAGATCGTGGTAAGTTCTTCATTGATTCTGGCGAGGAAGTTTATGGCGGACAAGTTGTTGGTGAGCATGTTCACGACAACGACCTTGTCATCAACGTTACTAAAGCAAAGCAGTTGACCAACGTTCGCGCCTCTGGCTCTGACGAAAAGGCACGCGTTATCCCTAAGACTGAGATGAGTCTTGAGGAATGTCTCGAGTACATCAAGGGCAACGAATATGTTGAGGTAACGCCAAAGAGTATTCGTATGCGTAAGATTACACTCGATCATAACGATCGTAAGCGTGAAAGCAAAGAATAAAAATCTTACTAATAATAAATTAGAAAGGCGGCAGTCCATAACGGATAGCCGTCTTTTTTTCTACACTATTTTTGTTTTTTAGTTACTGTCACTTTTAACTTTTCTCGTAACAATCTTGTAATTAATTGATTATAACATCAGTATTATGACAGCAGTGACAGCAACATTTAAATTAGCTATATCTCTACTTTGAATTTCACATTAATTATTTTCTTATTAGACTTGCTTCTTGTGAGTTAGTAAATGTATATTCCAAACTCTTCAGCTCTATTGTTTTCTTTATTTATTTTAAAAATATTCGTTATTTAACTTGTGTTATTAATATTTTATTTATATTTTTGTACCAGTTCTCTGATTGAGACTCGTGTTTAACGATATCAGTGACAAGAGAATTATTTTATGATAAGGCGTTTACTTGACGCTTTGTTCTTGACGTTTCGAAACTTCGCAACTTTCAATCTCTGTCAAGAATGAGGCAACAGTAGATGTCCATGGGTGTGTATATAACCACCGTCTCTCTTATTTTTTAAGTTGAGTCATGGTGTCGTACATATCGGCGTGGGCTTCTGCGTTGCTCGTTCAATAGAGATGGGCAATGCGAAGGTCTCGGAACGTGGGACGAGTAACAGGTACAGACTCCCACGCTTTCCATATTATATAAACACTGAATCTGGGGAAGTCTATAGGTATTAAACTTAAAGCCTATGGGAAAAAATCAATTAACAATTTATGGGGCACATAACGAAGCGTATAGAACGAGGTGGGCGTGAAAGATGATTATTACTTTATGTTTCAACGAGTTACGTGATTGGAGAGATTAAAGGGTTGTAAAACGAAACGTTTACATTGGTTTAATTTTGGTTTACATAGAAGGGTTGTTGAGGCTTATAAGACGTACAAAAGGTTTACATAGGGTTACAGAATGTTTACATAGAACTGTAGAAGGTTGAAGAGGGCTGTTTATCGGTCCTCTTTTCTTGTATCAATATCACGGAAAAGCCTGTATTTAAGCGGTATGCGCTGATTTAGGAACGATGATGAGGTGACAATACTAAAACTGAATTAAAAAGGCTTAGAACGCAATTAAAACGGCATTAAAATTGAGGTAACGTCGCAAATTTATTACCTCTATTTTGGTGTGTAAAAACGTCGATTTTAAGGGGGTGCATGTTCTGGTGGTTGTTCAAAGTGGATGTTCATTTGTGTGAAAGTGGATGTTCAAAACTCTTGCCAACACCCCCCAGTAAAATGGTTGCCAAAGAACAAAAAAAGGAGTAAAGTGTAAGAAACTGACACTTTACAAGCAAGTTTGAACGTGTATTTTTATTCCTAACACCTTATATATAAGGGGTTTTTACCATAAATAAGGGATATTTAGGGGGAGGGATACCCTAATATGGTCAATCGTTAGGCAACATAGATGATATCGGAATATACCGATATGCTCCTTCGTCTTTTGCTTTTATACCAATACATTTTGTTACCAATTTGTCAAAAAAGATATAAGCAGTATCTGTTATAAGTTGACCTTGATCTTTTCTTTTAATGATAACGGCTTTCATAACCATAGTTGTGTCAAACTTAAAATGAGAGTGTGCTACTATTAAGGAATCCTCAAGGTGTCGCATTAAAGAAATCTTTTCATTGACTTCTTGTAGTTCTGTCTTTGTATTTGCAACACCAACCCATGTTTTTAAGAATTGCAGTTTCTCATTTATTTCCTCCCTAAGTTGGTCGATTGATTGTTGCATTTTTACACCTTTTAATGTCTCATCAAAGGTTAGCCTTGCAGGTGTGAGAGAATCAATTTTTATTATTTCAACATCTTCACCAGCTTCTTGCATAGCCTTGAAGCCTTTTTCCACAAGGTTATTAGCAATTTCATTTTTGGTCTTTTGGCAAGAAAATAATCCCATAATGAGGAAGAAAATAAAAACATATTTTTTCATGATCAAAAGAATTTGCTGATACTACCAATAACTTCAAATACATTTACGATACGGTTTACTTCAAACTCTTGCTCGTCGAAATTGGGATTTATTGGTACATATCGAAGAAATTTTTTAGAAGACCCACGGCGAATAATCTTAATTGTACGGATTGTATCAAGCACTACTGCATACATCTCACCATATTGAATATCGTCAATTGTGCATGGACGCAGAGCTATTATATCTCCATGGCTAATTTGTGGTTCCATAGAATGTCCTGTAACATTACACCAGAGATGTGCTCTATCGAAGCCTGGTACAATGATGTTGTGTTTAGGTAATGATACTTGCGAATTGTATATTTCGCTGAACCCTCCAAGAAAATCGACATCATAATAAGGCTGTCCTACTTCTGAGTTATAACTGACTATAGGGGAAGAAAACTTGTCTGTATTCTCTCCTTTTAGCATATTACCTTTACCTGTGAGAAGCCATTCTGGCGATATCTTTTCGCATTTTGCAAAAAGAAGATCATAATCAAAGCTATCTCTTGCAAGCCACGTACTAATGGTTGACGGTGCTACACCTATAAGTTTGGCAAAGCGAGAAGGCTTTCCCTCGCTATAATGGTCTATTAATGCCTGCAATCTAACTTTTTTGTTCATAATTTTGCGTTTTGCGAAAAATAATCCCTTAAATATTTTGCATTTTGCAAAGTATATTATATCTTTGTAGCGTGTTCTATTGAGAACCGCCCCCAAAGATACGAAAAAGGGTCGAGAATAACGAGAATTATCGAGTAAAGATTATAAAAGCGAAAAAAGTTATACACAAAGGCGGCTACGTCCGAATGGTAGCGGACACGAATTAAAAGCGTCGGAGCAATGGGGTTCGATTCCTCACCGCCTACGAATGATTAATAATTAAAAAAGTGAGATAATGGAAAAGACAAATGAAACAAGCAAGATGGTTAAGCGGTATATCCACATAAAGAAGGAAGACCGTGATTTTCTTATGGAAGCTTTCGGTATTACCAGAAGGTGTGTTTTTAATGCAATCAATTTTGATTCAAAGCGTGGAAACACCGAACTTGCTGAATGTATCCGTAAAGTCGCAATAGATCGTGGTGGTATTATTATGGTTGAAGCACCAGAGGGTGAGGTCTTCCACGATTCTGATAACTATATACGTGAGTATCTTCCTGGTGGTGTTATGATTGAATTATCAAAGAGCGATGGTAGTGGCGTTGTTTTTAAGAAAGGTATGCAAATGAAGTCATACAAGAATATTCTACTCACTGATATTCCACAGATTCAAGCATACGCAGCAGCACTAAAGTAAAGGAGGATAGTGATGGAGTACTACGAAGGCAATCTTTGCATATCTTACCAAGAACTTGTAGGCAGCGGCATTATGAGTGCAGCCAATTACAAGCAAATGGTGGCACGCGACAATATGCACGTGGCAAGACGAGGTGGCGGAGCGAGTGGCAGTTGTGCTCTTGTTGTTATCGACAGCCTTCCGTCAAGATTTAAAACGAAAGTTAAGGAACTCTTCCCAGAAGGTGCACTTACACATCTGAAGCTTTGGGTTCGCAGCAACTATGAAATAGATCAAAACGCTATTGCTTTTTTCCATAGCCGTGAACAGTCTGGATATGACTTATCACCAGAGAAGATAAACGAATATGTTACGAATGCGAGTGTATTGAACTGCTGCATCAAGTTATATAATCGTGCTGCTACAGCGCAAAAGTTGATGGGTGGTAAGTATAATTGGGATAATATGGCGCAGACTATTAAGACTCTTAAGGATGAGCTCGGACATACACTCCCAACAAGTGCATTACGATTCCGCAAGAAGGTGAACGAGTACAAGCGTGATGGTTATAGCTGTCTTATAAGTGGAAAGTTTGGTAACCAAAGTGCGAGAAAAGTGGATGTTAAGACCATACAGCTTGTTCGAAGTTTAGCAGTTTTACCAAACAAACCTTTTAACAGCAATATTCACGAGATGTATATTAGCTTTATCTGTGGTGAACTTGACGTCTTTGACCCTAAAACAGGCGAGCTCTTCAATCCAGATGACTTTACAGACAAGAATGGCGAACCAAAGAGTTTGAGTGAAAGCACAATCAATAATATTTTGAATGATCCTGCTTCACGTGTGCTAATAGAAGAGTCATTATCAAGCTGGAGTACCTTTATGCACGAACAAATGCCTCACATGCATCGTCATTCTGGTCGATTCTCATTGAGTCAAGTAACAATGGATGACGTGGATTTGACACGCAAATTAAAGGACACAAAGCAGAGAGTGCACGCTTATTATGCGTATGACGTAGTTAGTCAGTGTGTGATTGGTGCAAGCTATGCGAGAAAGAAAGACGAAGGTCTTGTTGTTGACTGTTTCCGAGATATGTTCCGCTTAATAGCTCGTCAAGGTTGGGGAATCCCTGCAGGAATAGAGGTAGAAAACCACTTGATGAGTCAATATAAAGAGGGCTTCCTCAAAGCGGAGACAGTATTTCAGTTTGTACGTTTCTGTGCTCCTTTGAACTCACAGGAGAAGTATGCCGAGCCTCTAAATGGTGCCAAGAAACGCAGCGTGATACACAAGAACCACGAAGGTATCGGTCGATTCTATGGAAAAGGGAAGTGGCGTCAAGAGTACAAGAAGATCAGTGATGAGACCAACGAACTCTATGAGGATAAGGAATATTTCACCTTTGAGCAGCTCGTTGCCGACGACCGCAGAGATAATGAAGAGTGGAACAACGCACCGCATCCGAATCAGAAGATGTATCCTGGTATGACACGCTGGCAAGTTCTTGAAG from Prevotella melaninogenica includes the following:
- the typA gene encoding translational GTPase TypA, producing MQDIRNIAVIAHVDHGKTTLVDKMMLAGKLFRDGQDNSGEVLDSNDLERERGITILSKNVSINWKGVKINILDTPGHSDFGGEVERVLNMADGCLLLVDAFEGPMPQTRFVLQKALQLGLKPVVVINKVDKPNCRPEEVYEMVFDLMCDLNATEDQLNFPVVYGSAKNGWMSEDWKKPTDNIEYLLDLIIEAIPAPKQIEGTPQMLITSLDYSSYTGRIAVGRVHRGTLKDGQNITICHRDGTQERTKIKELHTFEGMGHKKTDAVDSGDICAVIGLEKFEIGDTIADFENPEPLPPIAVDEPTMSMLFTINDSPFFGKEGKFCTSRHISERLNKELEKNLALRVRPMEDSMDKWIVSGRGVLHLSVLIETMRREGYELQVGQPQVIYKEIDGQKCEPIEELTINVPTDFSSKMIDMVTRRKGDLLGMDAEGERVNITFEIPSRGIIGLRTNVLTASQGEAIMAHRFKDYQPFKGEIVRRTNGSMIALEAGTAYAYAIDKLQDRGKFFIDSGEEVYGGQVVGEHVHDNDLVINVTKAKQLTNVRASGSDEKARVIPKTEMSLEECLEYIKGNEYVEVTPKSIRMRKITLDHNDRKRESKE
- a CDS encoding LexA family transcriptional regulator, giving the protein MNKKVRLQALIDHYSEGKPSRFAKLIGVAPSTISTWLARDSFDYDLLFAKCEKISPEWLLTGKGNMLKGENTDKFSSPIVSYNSEVGQPYYDVDFLGGFSEIYNSQVSLPKHNIIVPGFDRAHLWCNVTGHSMEPQISHGDIIALRPCTIDDIQYGEMYAVVLDTIRTIKIIRRGSSKKFLRYVPINPNFDEQEFEVNRIVNVFEVIGSISKFF